Proteins from a genomic interval of Oscillospiraceae bacterium:
- a CDS encoding 5'-methylthioadenosine/adenosylhomocysteine nucleosidase, translating into MIGIICATDDEILHLLGDMLGSSETIIGIRKFYSGSLYGKNAVLVRSNVGKTAAAVTVAIIAEHFHVDGIIFTGMAGAVADELSLGDAVVATSLVQHDFRLFGEYPAKIPYLGKAYFECDERLSDASFLAAEKYLTSGYKSDIPENILHKFKIVAPKVFRGIIASGDEFISDSAKKEAIRSAMAPICVEMEGAAAAQASYELSIPIAVIRIISDAADEDSEYSYNSFVEQASSLFTRGIIRELLSKEL; encoded by the coding sequence CCATAATCGGCATAAGAAAGTTTTATTCCGGGTCTCTTTATGGTAAAAATGCTGTACTTGTGCGTTCAAACGTCGGGAAAACGGCAGCTGCCGTCACCGTAGCCATAATCGCTGAACACTTCCATGTTGACGGAATTATTTTTACCGGAATGGCCGGCGCGGTCGCGGATGAGCTTTCATTGGGTGATGCCGTCGTCGCCACAAGCCTTGTCCAGCATGATTTCCGATTATTCGGTGAGTATCCGGCCAAAATTCCTTATCTCGGAAAAGCATATTTCGAATGCGATGAAAGGCTGTCAGACGCCTCTTTTCTCGCCGCAGAAAAGTATTTAACTTCCGGATATAAATCCGACATACCTGAGAATATTTTACATAAATTTAAAATTGTCGCTCCCAAAGTATTCAGAGGAATAATCGCATCCGGAGACGAATTCATAAGCGATTCCGCAAAAAAAGAAGCGATACGCTCCGCTATGGCTCCGATTTGCGTTGAAATGGAAGGCGCCGCGGCAGCGCAGGCTTCATATGAGCTTTCTATCCCGATTGCCGTAATTAGAATCATAAGTGATGCCGCAGACGAAGACAGCGAATATTCATACAACAGCTTCGTTGAACAGGCTTCGTCGCTTTTTACAAGAGGTATTATCAGAGAACTTTTATCAAAGGAGCTATAG